TTTGGCTTTTGGCGTTTTTTCCTTGGCGATGAATTTGGCGCGCTGCAGGTGAATTGGATTCTTTAAGCCATATTTAATCGCTCTTTTGGCCTGAGCAATAGCGCCTCTTTCATCCCCTCTGACCAAGGCGCCTTCTGCAGACATAAGGGCAGATGTGCCATAGTCGCCCCTCTTGCCGTAAATTATCGACATCAGATACCAAGCAAGCGGTTCTGATTTATCCTCGATCAGCGCATTGTTCAGGACTTTTTGCGCTTCATCCAAGTGCCGATTGTCGCCGCTTTTTATAAGCGCATTAGCAAAGGCGATGTTTAGCAATACATCGCTTCTTTTTAAAGCTACCAGGCTTCTGTAAAGCTCAACAGCTTCTGAGATTCTGGAATTTTCGTAAAGAATCTGGGCCTTCGTCTCAAGAAAATATGGATCTTTGGGAAACTTGCTGATTAAAGCGTCCATGCAGGCAATTGAGCCATGAAAATCTCCGCGCTTATTCAAGGCAATGGCCCTGGCGTACAGCGCCTCTGTCGAACAGTCGTTTCTTGGGAATTTTGCCAGGGTTTTCTCTACAGGTTTGGAATATGCCTCCAGCTTAATCCTTATCCTTTTGCACTTTTGAGCAGTTTCAGGTGGAATTTTTCTGGGGACGGATGTTTGCTCAAAGAGATGAACGTTAGCGCGCAAGTACGCTACGCGCGCCTCTATCCCAGGGTGAGTAGTAGGCAGCCCTTTCTCACCAATATTCAGGCGCGCAGATAAGGCAAACATCTCGATAACTTCAAGCAACCCTTTTGTAGAAAGCCCAAGCTTTTGCATATAATCCATCGCCTTGTTATCAGCGGCCTCTTCTTCGGCCCTAGAGTAGTACAGAAAAGTATTGATTCCCATGGCCATACCGCCCATCATTCCACCCATGATCAGGTCCGGCGATCCTATCGCCATGCCTGCGCCTATACCAACTATCGCAAGTGCAACCGAAAGTATTTTGGACTGCTCTGCCGCGCCCACATGCCTAATCATATGTTCACAGGCTATGTGACCAATTTCGTGGGACAGAACGCCCACGATATGTTCAACTTTATCGGCCTTTAACAACAGTCCTGTGCAGACAAATATCCTCTTTTCAAAAGTCGCAAAGGCGTTAACAGATCTGTCGCTTATGAGATAGATTTTGACCGCTCTTTTGTCTATGCCTGCGACTTCTAATATTTGATCAAGTATTTCCCTGAGGGTATCCTCAATCTCGCTGTCACGGATTAGAACCACACCGCCGCGGGCAATATGGCAAACAGAGCATGTAAGTAAGCAAACGCAAACCGCAAAATGTTTGATAAGTTTTGAAATCAAAGAAGATGCTCTTAAAAACCTAAATCCAATCCTGGCACGAATACTGTGTACACATTCTTAATCGCCAATGTTCGCCTAGGGTAATCGCGCTCAGGTTTTTTTGCAATCTTTCAGCGTCTGCTCTAGCTGTTGCATTTCGGATGGCAAAGCGGTCTTAAAAGCCATGACCTCACCTGTTCTGGGGTGCATAAACGAAAGATAATAAGCATGCAGAGCGTGACGCCCGAATGTTTTAAGAAAATCGCCAAGTGCGGAAAATTTGGCCCCAAAGTTACGCGCGCGGCCATAAGTCGTATCGCCAATGAGAGGGTTACCAAGCGCCTGCATATGCACCCTTACCTGATGAGTACGACCGGTTTTGAGCGTACACTCGACCTTAGATGCCAGGTTATCATACCGCTCCATCGTGCTGTAGCAAGTACACGAATACTTACCTCCGCTTGGTATGATCGACATTTTTTGACGATTTTGACGGCTGCGACCAATCCGCCCTTCAACTACGCCTGAAGCTTGCTTAAGTCGCCCCCAGCAAAATGAGATATACTTTCGTGTTATTGAATGTTTTTCGAATTGGCGCGCCAATTTATGATGAGATTCATTGTTTTTGGCAACTACCATTACGCCGCTGGTGTTTTTATCAAGCCTGTGAACGATGCCTGGCCGACCTTCTCCACCCGTGTCGGACAGGCTAGGGCAATGCGCCAAAAGGGCATTCACCACAGTTCCATCGCGATTGCCAGCGGCCGGATGCACCACCAGTCCAGCTTGTTTGTTCAGCACAATTATATCCTCGTCCTCAAACAGTACTTCCAGAGGGATATCCTGTGGGCAAAGTTCAGAAATCGGGGCAGGTGTTATCGTTGCTGTAACTGAATCGCCAGTCCAGACTTTTGATGACTTATCGGGTACTTGGCCATTAAGCAACACTTGGCCATTTTTGATAAGCGCTTGAGCCTGACTGCGCGACAATTCGCAGATATTTTGAGTTATATAAACGTCCAGCCTTACGCCGCCTGAGTCCTTTACTTCCAGAAAAATGTTGGCGCCTGTTGCCATGCTCTGTATGCTCTCGTTTAGATTTAACGGTTACCGAGTTTTAACGCACTGCGCGTAATATGTCCTGTAATATCTGTGTATGGATATGAAGTCGAGCTTCAAGAATTTCTTCTGCTTTGAGCTGCTTTTTGTACTGTTTTTGTTTTCCCCTCAGTACAAAAACTCACTGACCGCTTATGTCAAGATTGACCTCACTTTATTGCTTTCTTTGA
This region of Holosporales bacterium genomic DNA includes:
- a CDS encoding RluA family pseudouridine synthase; its protein translation is MATGANIFLEVKDSGGVRLDVYITQNICELSRSQAQALIKNGQVLLNGQVPDKSSKVWTGDSVTATITPAPISELCPQDIPLEVLFEDEDIIVLNKQAGLVVHPAAGNRDGTVVNALLAHCPSLSDTGGEGRPGIVHRLDKNTSGVMVVAKNNESHHKLARQFEKHSITRKYISFCWGRLKQASGVVEGRIGRSRQNRQKMSIIPSGGKYSCTCYSTMERYDNLASKVECTLKTGRTHQVRVHMQALGNPLIGDTTYGRARNFGAKFSALGDFLKTFGRHALHAYYLSFMHPRTGEVMAFKTALPSEMQQLEQTLKDCKKT
- a CDS encoding M48 family metalloprotease; its protein translation is MISKLIKHFAVCVCLLTCSVCHIARGGVVLIRDSEIEDTLREILDQILEVAGIDKRAVKIYLISDRSVNAFATFEKRIFVCTGLLLKADKVEHIVGVLSHEIGHIACEHMIRHVGAAEQSKILSVALAIVGIGAGMAIGSPDLIMGGMMGGMAMGINTFLYYSRAEEEAADNKAMDYMQKLGLSTKGLLEVIEMFALSARLNIGEKGLPTTHPGIEARVAYLRANVHLFEQTSVPRKIPPETAQKCKRIRIKLEAYSKPVEKTLAKFPRNDCSTEALYARAIALNKRGDFHGSIACMDALISKFPKDPYFLETKAQILYENSRISEAVELYRSLVALKRSDVLLNIAFANALIKSGDNRHLDEAQKVLNNALIEDKSEPLAWYLMSIIYGKRGDYGTSALMSAEGALVRGDERGAIAQAKRAIKYGLKNPIHLQRAKFIAKEKTPKAKGKPKT